Below is a window of Streptomyces sp. NBC_01429 DNA.
AACGCGCGTTAAGGAGAAAGGAAAATACCCCTCTAGTTCGTTGATTTGAACGAAGTTTGTCGCGGAGGCCCTGGCCGACGTGGAGGGTGCGGAGTGACGAGGGGTGCGGGACGCGAAACCACTGGACGCCCGAGAGGGCACCTGCGTGGCTCCCTGCGGCCCCCTATCCACCCTCTGGCACTCGGTGAAGCCGGGGCGCCCGCAGGCGCTCCTGGGGGCATGCAGGGGCTTTCGTCGCATCCGACCCTGCGCACGGAGACACTCCGGGGCGACGTTACGCAGCGTGGTGACGGTTGGGGATGGGGTGCTCAAGCGTCTCGGTTCTGTAACAGTATCTAGGCGTTGAGCCCGATATTGCCGCTTACGGGCCGTATGGGGCGTCGCGCGCCCCACATAACTAAGGTAGAGGGGAAGATCCGGAGCTGACGAGTAGCGCACTCCGCACCCCTCACGGACTGCGCCCCCCGTTCGCCTCTCGACGGATGCGGGCGCTTCCCGGCGGGTCGAGCCGTCGGCGCGGGTGGACTCTCCTCCAGTCGCGTCGACGTGCTCCCCGCCGGGATCTTGATCTTTCGACCGCCTCCGGGCGGTCCCCCCTTTTTACCCGTAGATCGACAGACAGGCAGGCAGCCAGAACACGGAGAAGCCATGAGAAACGTCGACGTCCAGCCGCCCCCGCCGTGCACCGGTCCATGTGGGCGGGTGCTGCCTCTGACAGATCACTACTACCCGCGCGACGCGACGGCCCGTTTCGGGGTGAAGCGTCGTTGTCGCGAGTGTTGTGCAGCCGCTGAACGTGCCCGCTATGCGGAGAATTCTCCGATCATCCTTCAGCGGCGCCGTGAGCGCCGTATAGAGCGCTCCGCCTACTTCGCCACTACGGAGTACTGGGAGCGTTCCTGAGAGGCGCTCAGCACCCATATCCGCAGGCCCTTGCCGGACGTCGGTAAGGGCCTGAGTTGTAGTTAGAGAGGACCCTATGAACAAGCAACTCCGAGACGCGTACGCGTCGGTACCGGAGATCGCCCAGCACGAGGCACACAAGGAGCGCGTAGCGTCGCTCCTGCGAAGTCTTCCCGACGCTCCCGAACCGGAGGCGGAGGCGGCGCGCGTGGCTGACGAGGCGCTGACGGAGTACCTGGAAACGGGCACGTGGCCGGACGACGTCAACGAGCGCGCGCGGGACGCCTACACGCGGGCCGTGGGCGCCCACGCCGTCCGCGGGCAGCTCCTCACCCTGAACCGCCGGTTCGTCTCCAGAGACGCTCTGGTGGCCCTCGCGGAGATGCACCGTTCCCAGATCCTGGGGGCACTGGGAGAGCAGCTCTCCGCGCTCCTATCCGACGCTCGAAAGCACACGGACAACGTGGGCGACGTCCGCACCGCCGATCAGGCGCTGACGGCCGGTGGGAAGGCCGCAGAGGCATTCACGGCCCTGCGTGCGCTCGTGCCCGTCCTGGTGGGGATCCGCGAAGCGCAATGGGAAGGGCTGAGGTTGGGAGAGTTGACCGGCCCGGACAGCCTCTATCAGCGCGCCAAGGACAGTGGGTTCGGAGACGTGGACGGCATCTCTGACGACACACCCGCGGAACAGTTCCTGGCCATGCAGGAGCGCCGCTACTCCGTCGGACATCTCGTATGGCTCGCGCAGATGAACGGCGTCGCCTATGTGCCTGACTCGGTGGAGGACGTGATCTTCGCCCAGGACGCGTACGAGAGCCGGCACGCCGAAACCGACGCGCTGCCCATCCTTGACTTCACCCCGAGGGTCGAAGTCACGCCGCCCGCCCCGGAGCCGAAGCCCCGACCGGTCCACGCTCGCAAGCCCGGTCCGAAGTCCATCGAGAACTACATCAACTGAGAGGTATCACCATGTCCGGAGCGATCAACCCGGCGCCCCTCGCGGGGGCTGAACTTGAGCTGGCCAAGCTCCGTGCCGGCCTGACCGCCGGTCTGACGGTGGAACAGTCCGCGCGCCTCTGCGGCGTCGATGAGGCGGCCATCACGGCCGACGCAACGGCGTTCGCCGCGGAACTGTCCGCCGTCAGCCCTGTCCCGCAGGCGCCCCGTGTGGGCGGCCGTGGCTCCGACGTCGGGAGCAGCGCCGGAACCGTCAGCGCGGGTACGGCGCGCTACCGGGCGAGGCACGGCATCGACGACGAGGGCAACCGTCCGCCCGTTCCGCAGCGAACGACCACGGGACGGGTCACCAACCCGTACGCGGAGCGCGGATACACCATGGAGGCCGGACGATGAGCGACTATTTCCACAACCAGGAGCGGCGCACTGACGAGATCCTCCGTCGCGCGACCGCGCTCATCGGCCAGGCCGTGACCCTTCGCCTGTCGAACGGGGACGATCTGACGGGAACCCTCACTGGCTTCAGCGGGCAGCCGTCCGGATGGCCTGCGGGCGCGAGCACCCCGCGCGACGCGATCGTGGTGGAGGACGCTGACGACAAGTCATGGACCATCCATCCTAACGCCGTGCTGGCCATCGCTGGTTGACGATCCCGGGGCCTCATCACGTCGACGGGGCCCCTCGTGTTTTCAGGAAGGGGGAGCCATGGTTTCACCTGGACCCAGACAGGATGCGTCGAAGCGGTACAGCCGGGCGCACCGGGGCAACAGAGCGTCGGCCGCCTCAGCCGTGGTGCTGCCCCTGTCCGGCTGTGACCTGCCGGCGCCGGACCTGCCGTCAGGTGTGGCGTGGAGCGAGCACGAGCGGGCCATGTGGGCGGAGCTGTGGGAGAGCCCGCAGGCGACGCAGTGGTCCGACGCGTTCGTCCCGCTCGTCGCAACGTACGTGCGGGTGGTGTACAGCAACCTGACGGGCCGTGCCACGGCAGGGCTGACGCAGGAGGCACGGCACATCAGCGAGGCACTCGGTCTGTCTCCCGCGGGCCTGCGCACGCTCGGGTGGACGCTGGAGACAGTGGACGCTGACATGGGCGAGGTGTACGAGGCGGACGTGTCGGACATCAGTGAGCGTTACGCCCGGCTGACGGCATGAGTGCACGGCGAGAGGCGCAGCTAGCGCGCAGGGCGCAGCGTGGGGGATTGCGTGGCACCGCGCGTCCCTCGTGCCCGCCTGAGCTACGCAGGTGCCTCGTGTACGAGTGGCTGAGCGCCTCTGCGTGCGACGAGGTGGAAGAGAGCGGCTGGAACAGCCCACTCGTCGTGACGGCATGGCGACGCTGGTTGAACGCGCGTCAGGCGTACGCCGACGAGGTGGGACAGCCTGTGATGAAGGCGTGCGGACCGACGGCGCGACCCTCCCTCGAACGATCTTGAAACGGCCTGGGTGATCATGGAATTTCGACCATGATCACCCAGGGGGGTGGTCCCTGATCATGGTCTCTCCTCACCGAAGGTGGGCTGGGACGCGCGGTCCGGTTACCGGTTGGAGGTCGACCCGGTAGCCCTCAGAGCGGCCTTTTCGGGCCCCCTGGGGCTGTTCTGAGGCCCTCTGGCCCGCCTCGTGCGATGGATCGTCACCCTGGAGCGCGCGCCCGATAGGCGCAAGATCGATTCCAGACAGTGTAAAGCATTGGTAAAACACGCAGGTCAGACGGCTTATTACCGTTCGGAAGCTGCATCTAGCAACTACTTACGGAGGAGGCGTGACCCAAGCCTTCCGCTCCAAATACCGCGGGTCCTACTCGGGTATCGCGAAGCTGCTCAAGCTCCCGGGCGTACAGCGCGAATGCCGCAACGCAGCCGTGGAGATCATGGCCGCTGCCATCGTGCGTGCCCCAGTCGGCAACCCGAGTACCGACAGTCACTCAGGGCTCTACAAGAGTTCGTTTGACGTCTTGCCGCTGATGAAGAACGTCCCCTGGAAGGGCCAGCCGCGCCAGCGTGCGGGAGCGCGAGTGATCAACACCGCGCCGTACGCTCTCGTCGTCGAGTACGGGAGCGGACGAACGCCCCGTTACAGCGTCCTGTCGAACGCCATGGACGACGTCGCGAGCCGCTTCCGGCAGTAGACCACCCGACCCCCTAGAACGCCCCTCAGTGACGCACTGAGGGGCGTTCTGCATGCCCCGAGAGGCGCACATGAACACCCCTCCGGCGCGCTGCCTGCGCCCAGACTGCACGTTCCACCCCGAACCCCTGCTCACCGAAGACGGCGCGCTGGACGTGTCCGCCTACTGCTCCCGGTCGTGCCAGGACTGGACGAGAGCGGCGGTCATCGTCGCTCAGTCGACGTACTCAACCGCCATCGAGCGTCAGGCCCGACGTCTGTATGCCCTCAAGGCCCTTCTCGATCTTCGCGAGAACGCGTCGGAAGTGGACTTCGAGGTGATCGCTGATGCCTAACGTCGTCGGTCAAGCCGCTGTCGACGTCATCCCGATCGTCACCAACTTTCACAGCCGCCTCCTGGCGGCCGTACTCCCCGCCGCGGACCGTGTCGGACGTCAGGCCGGCGAGCGCATGGGCGACCAGATCTCGCGTCACATCGTCATCACGTTGCCCGACGCAGTGACCCGCGGCGGACAGGCAGCCACCCGAGCGGCGGCCCGTCAGGGTGACGACGCAGGCGGGGCGTTCAGTCGCTCCCTGCGCAACAAGCTGACGGCGGCATTCAAGGCCATGCCGAAGCTGGACGTCCGGTTGAGCGACACAGGTGTTGACGCCGAACTCGCGCGCCTCCGGGCGAAGATGGAGCAGCTCTCCAACAAGCGGATCGGTATCGACATCGACGCCGCTACTGCCTCCGCTCAGATCCGCCGCATCGAAGCGGAGCTGAAGAGGCTCGGAGCCCAGCACCCGAACGTACAGGTCCGTGCGGACACTGCTGCCGCTCGCGCGCAGCTCGCTCAGATCCATGCGGCGATTGCAGCCGTCGACGCTCGCGACCCCCGGGTGAAGGTCCATGTCGACACGAGCGGCGCGACGAACGCACTCCTTCACCTGGGAATCCAGATCGCTGCCTTGGCTGCGATCCCTCTGGGACCTGTCCTCTTGGCCGGCACAGGCGCCGTGGTCGCCATGGCGACGGCTGGAACGGCCGCCCTGGGATCCCTGGCCCTCGCGTCGATCCCCGCCATCAAGGGCGTGGCCGACGTCGTCAAGCTCAAGACGGAGGCGGAGAACGAGTCGTCGAGCGCCACGGACCGGGGCGCATCGATCGCCAAGAAGGCCGCATCCTCAGCGCTCCAACAGGCATCGGCACAGCAGACGTTGACGGCCGCACACCGCAACGCCGCTCGCTCGATCGCTCAGTCCAACCGGGCTATCGAAGATGCCGAGCGGGGCGTTTCTGACGCTGTCCAGCGTGCGGCAGACAGCCGACGTCAGGCCGCGGAGACCATCCGCCGCGCACAGCAGTCCCTGGCGGACGCTCACCGGAACGTGTCCCGTGCGGAAGAGGCGCTCACCGACTCCCAGCGCGACGCCACGAGCGCTCAGAAGGCGCTCACAGAGGCCCGAGCCGACGCAGAGGCGCAGCTAGCGGCGCTGAACGACCGGCTCCTTGACGGGATGCTGGATCAGCGTGAGGCCACGCTGCGCGTTGAAGAGGCACAGCTAGAGCTTCAGCGGGTCATGAACGACCCGAGGTCGACGGAGCTGCAAGTCGAGCGCGCTCAACTCGCCTCTGACCAGGCCGTCAAGCGATACGCCGACCAGGAAAAGGCGCTCGCTGAACTGCGCAAGACGCAGGCCGAGCAGCAGCGGGCGGGCGTCGACGGCAACGCTCAGGTCGTCGCGGCACAGGATCGCGTGGCAGCGGCTCAGCGGGCCGTGCGGGACCGCACGGAAGGTGTCGCCGACGCCCAGCGGACGCTCATCGAGCGGTCGGCCGACGTCGCGGAGGCACAGCGGAAGTCAGCGCGGGCACAGACCGACGCTGCCCGCTCCGTGGCCGACGCTCAGCGGCGGGTTGCCGACGCCGTCGAGAACGCAGCCAACGCACAGACGGCGGCTGCTGAGTCCATCACGTCGGCTGAGCGGGGCATCGAGTCGGCCCGCCTGTCGTCGATGGACACGACAACGAACGCCATCAGCAAGCAGGACGAGTACCGCAAGGCACTTGCGGCAATGACGCCAGAGGCTCGGGACCTGTTCGACGCCTTCGCGGGCCCCAAGGGGTTGAAGAGCGCGTTCAGTGACTGGTCGAGGTCACTTGAGCCGACGGTCCTTCCCCTCTTCACCCGAGGGGTCACCGACGCGACGTCGGCTCTTCCGGGCTTCACGCCGCTGGTGGAGTCTGCGGCGGGGGCCATTACCACCCTGTACGACAAGGCAGAAAAACAGCTCAAGACGCCTTTCTGGCGCTCCTTCACGAAGGATCTGAAAACCTCTGCGGAACCGGCTCTCGTCGGG
It encodes the following:
- a CDS encoding phage terminase small subunit; translation: MVSPGPRQDASKRYSRAHRGNRASAASAVVLPLSGCDLPAPDLPSGVAWSEHERAMWAELWESPQATQWSDAFVPLVATYVRVVYSNLTGRATAGLTQEARHISEALGLSPAGLRTLGWTLETVDADMGEVYEADVSDISERYARLTA